The Acidobacteriota bacterium genome has a segment encoding these proteins:
- a CDS encoding cyclic beta 1-2 glucan synthetase, which produces MGQGKANLRVEISQKTFRDPLVSLRDAITRRPGFSPTFAGEEPPLRAELFSREQMAQHGRVLAGSHRLGRMRGSDRLLTRLAQNETLITAVRALLNEAVNDDRRITPAGEWLLDNFYLIEAQIRTARRHLPPGYSRELPRLADGPSAALPRVYDIALETISHGDGRLDTEGLGLFVSAYQTMAPLTIGELWAIPIMLRLALLENLRRVAARIGADRVSRNGADYWADLMTAIAEKDPKSLILLIADMARSDPPMVGSFVAEFARRLQGKSPALALPLTWIEQRLSDDGLTIEHLVQSENQQQAADQVSISNSISSLRFLGASDWRDFVEARSVVERTLREDPVNVYPLMDFATRDQYRHVVETTARRSGQTEGDVATLAIRLARDAAATALPDAREAHVGYYLVGPGLPQLERAAHARFSIAEGFRRACLRHPLMLYLGTIFALTVLPGAAVITRMHADGAEGRLLALVGLFLLLCTGQVAVAVVNALVPRLATPRALPKMDLSEGIPPDSRTLVVVPTMITSAQNVEHMIEALEVRFLGNRDGQLAFGLLTDLADAAEETLPEDEALECLAVRLIDSLNEKYPVAVQHGASPQGPFFLFHRPRRWNPAERVWMGYERKRGKLADLNGLLRGQSSGQFSRVVGDTGILQQVKYVITLDADTQLPRDAARLLVGAMMHPLNRALYDKGKGRVTEGYGILQPRVAVSLTGANRSRYARLWASEPGIDPYTRIVSDVYQDLFGEGSFIGKGIYDVDAFELAVGGRLPENRILSHDLLEGCYVRAGLVTDVQVYEESPSRYDEDVRRRYRWIRGDWQLWRWLLPAVPGREGRRVRNPLSALSRWKLLDNLRRSVAPAGLLGLLLVSWAVLSPAWGWTLAGIGCLLLPVLVASLPGLVRRPEDVPLATHLETSVRSLGRQAAQALLVLACLPYEVFFSLDAALRTVARLLVTHRRLLQWTPSGDRADASRQGLAGAWTRMWIAPAVACVTGVWLWMARPSSLAVAVPILLLWSAAPVITWHVSRPMKRRGERLTADQLRFLHSMARKTWGFFDTYVGPADHWLPPDNYQELPALGVAHRTSPTNMGLALLANLSAHDFGYLSTGRLVDRTTRAFQAMSAMERHRGHFYNWYDTLSLVPLEPRYISSVDSGNLAGHLLTLRPGLIALAGEPILPARAFQGLRDTIEIVAETTRAAPMSALSPLQQTLHAACEFPPQTIAAGRLILERLAVESRALATALTSSADHVASRWASAAANQCRDILGDLACVAPWEGPSAPATPQARVPEFTSIPTLEELAALDSEWAGPARARIAAIAGLAARAVDLADMEWDFLFDRTRQVLSIGYNVADRRRDSSYYDLLASEARLSTFVAIAQGHLPQESWFALGRLLTTAAGEPVLLSWSGSMFEYLMPLVVMPGYDETLLDQTCKAAVKRQIEYGRHCGVPWGISESGYNLLDVRLAYQYRAFGVPGLGLKRGLADDLVVAPYASALALMVSPAAACSNLQRLAADGFEGDLGFYEAIDYTPTRLPRGHSHALVRAYMAHHQGMTFLSLAQVLLDGLMQKRFASDPAFQATALLLQERIPRVSAFYLPATPASDARTAPASTQIAVRSISGPDTPAPEVQLLSNGRYHLVVTNAGGGYSRWKEFAVTRWREDATSDNWGTFCYLRDVSSGAFWSAAHQPTLQPADRFEVVFSEARAEFRSRSNQIESYLEIAVSPEDDVELRRLRLTNCGRTRRMIEVTTYAEVALAAPAADALHPAFSNLFVQTEVVPDQRAILCTRRPRSRDESSPWMFHLMAAHGASAGSALSYETDRLRFLGRGRTPADPRAMRDFGPLSGATGSVLDPIVAIRGRYSIEPDESITIDIVSGVAETRGACLGLVSKYQDRRLANRVFALASTHAQVVLRQLNASESDAHLYCRLASSIIYANPSLRADPAIVMTNRRGQSALWGSSVSGDLPIVLLQIGDAAHIDLVRQLVQAHAYWRLKGLAVDLVIWNEDRAGYRQSLQEQIIGLIASGVETNAPARPGAVFVRPAEQISNEDRVLFQSVARVIITDVHGSLADQIAGRQPDPPPTRFTPTRVIRASDPAPPPLPRGDLVFFNGRGGFTPDGREYIITTGPETATPAPWVNVLANPGFGTVISESGSAYSWAENAHEFRLTPWNNDPVTDAGGEAIYVRDEESGRFWSPTPLPAGTGGHYTTRHGFGYSVFEHTEDGITSELWVYVDLVAPVKWSVLKLRNGSGRARRLSATGYVEWVLGDLRGKSAQHVVTTIDSETGAIFAENTYNAEFAGRTAFFDAADASSGVCGDRTEFIGRNGTLRQPAAMLRSTLSGRVGGALDPCAAIQVVFALDAGEEREIVFRLGAGRGQEDAAGLVRRARGSAAARRALEEVWEYWNHTLGVINVDTPDAALNTLANGWLLYQTVACRLWGRSGLYQSGGAFGFRDQLQDVMALVHAEPPLVRQHLLLCASRQFPEGDVQHWWHPPGGRGVRTHCSDDYLWLPMAACRYVAATGDAGVLDEMVAFVEGRAVNPEEDSYYDLPATSENRASLYTHCVRAIVRGLQFGAHGLPLIGSGDWNDGMNLVGAGGRGESVWLGFFLYAVLMPFADLARRHNDAAFADRCLSEATKVRLHLEENGWDGSWYRRAYFDDGSPLGSSSNLECQIDSIAQSWSVLSGAADPARARTALDAVDARLVRRDDGLVRLLDPPFDTSTLDPGYIKGYVPGVRENGGQYTHAAIWAAMAFAELGDARRAWDVWRLINPLAHGASPAAIETYKVEPYVVAADVYAVDPHVGRGGWTWYTGSAAWMYRLIIESLLGVTRLGDQLRIAPCLPADWHGFTVHYRYGETVYHVVVHQTPPATGAERISVDGRDQVGMAVALANDRVEHGVEVWVRSASRT; this is translated from the coding sequence ATGGGGCAAGGAAAGGCAAACCTTCGCGTGGAGATCAGCCAGAAGACATTTCGCGATCCCCTCGTCTCGCTGCGCGACGCGATCACTCGCCGGCCGGGCTTCTCGCCAACTTTTGCCGGTGAGGAACCTCCATTGCGCGCGGAGTTGTTCAGCAGGGAGCAGATGGCGCAGCACGGCCGCGTGCTGGCCGGATCGCACCGCCTGGGACGGATGCGCGGCTCGGACAGGCTTCTGACGCGGCTGGCGCAGAACGAGACCCTGATCACCGCCGTCCGGGCCCTGCTGAACGAGGCCGTCAACGACGACCGCCGGATCACGCCCGCTGGCGAGTGGCTGCTCGACAACTTCTATCTGATCGAGGCACAGATCCGCACGGCGCGGCGGCACCTGCCGCCAGGCTACAGCCGCGAGCTGCCACGCCTGGCCGACGGCCCGTCAGCTGCACTGCCGCGGGTCTACGACATCGCCCTCGAGACCATCTCCCACGGCGACGGCCGCCTCGACACCGAGGGCCTCGGCCTGTTCGTGTCGGCATACCAGACGATGGCGCCGCTGACGATCGGCGAGCTGTGGGCCATTCCGATCATGCTGCGGCTGGCCCTGCTCGAGAATCTCCGCCGCGTGGCGGCCAGGATCGGGGCCGACCGGGTCAGCCGGAACGGCGCCGACTACTGGGCGGACCTGATGACGGCAATCGCGGAGAAGGATCCGAAGAGCCTGATTCTGTTGATCGCCGACATGGCGCGATCCGATCCGCCGATGGTCGGGTCGTTTGTCGCCGAGTTCGCGCGGCGGCTGCAGGGCAAGAGCCCGGCGCTCGCCCTGCCGCTCACCTGGATCGAGCAGCGTCTGTCGGATGACGGTCTGACAATCGAACACCTGGTGCAATCGGAAAACCAGCAGCAGGCGGCCGACCAGGTGTCCATCAGCAACAGCATCAGCAGCCTGAGATTCCTCGGGGCCTCCGACTGGCGGGACTTCGTCGAGGCGAGAAGCGTCGTGGAGCGGACCCTGCGGGAGGATCCGGTCAACGTGTATCCCCTGATGGACTTCGCGACGCGAGACCAGTACCGGCATGTCGTGGAGACGACGGCCAGACGCAGCGGCCAGACGGAGGGCGACGTCGCCACGCTGGCAATCAGGCTCGCCCGGGACGCCGCCGCGACGGCACTTCCCGACGCTCGAGAGGCGCACGTCGGGTACTACCTGGTTGGCCCTGGGCTTCCACAACTCGAGCGGGCAGCGCACGCGCGATTCTCGATCGCCGAAGGCTTCCGACGCGCGTGTCTCAGGCACCCGCTGATGCTCTATCTCGGAACCATCTTCGCGCTGACGGTGCTGCCCGGCGCGGCCGTGATCACACGGATGCACGCCGATGGTGCGGAAGGCCGGCTTCTGGCGCTGGTCGGTCTGTTCCTCCTGCTGTGCACTGGCCAGGTGGCCGTCGCGGTCGTCAATGCCCTGGTGCCTCGCCTGGCAACGCCCCGGGCGCTGCCGAAGATGGATCTGTCGGAAGGGATTCCTCCGGACTCGCGGACGCTGGTCGTGGTACCGACGATGATCACGAGCGCACAGAACGTCGAGCACATGATCGAGGCCCTCGAGGTGCGCTTTCTCGGCAATCGGGACGGTCAGCTGGCGTTCGGCCTTCTGACCGACCTGGCCGATGCCGCAGAAGAAACGCTTCCCGAGGATGAGGCGCTCGAGTGTCTCGCCGTGCGCCTGATCGACAGCCTGAACGAGAAGTACCCGGTAGCAGTGCAACACGGTGCGTCCCCGCAAGGCCCGTTCTTTCTCTTTCACCGCCCGCGGCGCTGGAATCCGGCGGAGCGCGTCTGGATGGGATACGAGCGCAAACGAGGGAAGCTCGCCGACCTGAACGGGCTGCTTCGCGGTCAATCCAGCGGCCAGTTCTCGCGCGTCGTCGGAGATACCGGGATCCTGCAGCAGGTGAAATACGTCATCACGCTCGACGCGGATACACAGCTGCCGCGGGACGCTGCGCGTCTGCTGGTCGGCGCCATGATGCATCCGCTCAACCGGGCGCTGTATGACAAGGGCAAGGGGCGCGTGACGGAAGGGTACGGCATTCTGCAGCCCCGCGTGGCCGTCAGCCTCACGGGTGCGAACCGGTCACGGTATGCCCGGCTGTGGGCCAGCGAGCCCGGCATCGATCCCTATACGCGCATCGTGTCCGACGTGTACCAAGACCTGTTTGGCGAAGGCTCCTTCATCGGGAAGGGCATCTACGACGTGGACGCGTTCGAGCTTGCAGTGGGCGGTCGCCTTCCGGAGAATCGAATCCTCAGCCACGACCTGCTCGAAGGCTGCTACGTCCGCGCCGGGCTCGTGACTGACGTGCAGGTGTACGAGGAGTCCCCGTCCCGCTACGACGAGGACGTGCGGCGCCGCTACCGCTGGATCCGCGGTGACTGGCAGCTCTGGCGCTGGTTGTTGCCGGCGGTTCCGGGCCGCGAAGGACGCCGCGTTCGGAACCCGCTATCTGCGCTCAGCCGGTGGAAGCTCCTCGACAACCTGCGCAGAAGCGTCGCTCCAGCGGGACTGTTGGGCCTGCTGCTCGTTTCGTGGGCAGTGCTGTCGCCCGCCTGGGGATGGACCCTCGCCGGCATCGGCTGCCTGCTGCTCCCCGTTCTGGTGGCGTCGCTTCCAGGGCTTGTGCGAAGGCCCGAAGATGTGCCGCTGGCCACGCATCTCGAGACCAGTGTCCGCTCACTTGGACGTCAGGCTGCGCAGGCGCTGCTGGTGCTCGCGTGCCTTCCATACGAGGTGTTCTTCAGTCTCGACGCCGCTCTCCGCACAGTCGCGCGATTGCTCGTGACGCACAGACGCCTGCTCCAGTGGACGCCATCTGGCGATCGGGCGGACGCCTCGAGGCAAGGCCTGGCCGGTGCGTGGACGAGGATGTGGATCGCGCCTGCCGTCGCCTGCGTCACCGGAGTGTGGCTGTGGATGGCCCGTCCGTCGAGCCTGGCCGTCGCGGTTCCGATCCTGCTCCTCTGGTCTGCCGCACCGGTCATCACGTGGCACGTCAGCCGTCCGATGAAGCGCCGTGGAGAGCGGCTGACGGCCGATCAACTGCGCTTCCTTCACAGTATGGCGCGCAAGACGTGGGGCTTCTTCGACACCTACGTCGGGCCCGCCGATCACTGGCTGCCGCCTGATAACTACCAGGAACTGCCGGCGCTTGGCGTCGCGCATCGCACGTCGCCGACCAACATGGGACTGGCGCTGCTTGCCAATCTGTCCGCTCATGATTTCGGGTACCTCTCGACGGGCCGGCTCGTGGATCGCACCACGCGAGCGTTCCAGGCGATGTCGGCGATGGAGCGCCACCGTGGCCATTTCTACAACTGGTACGACACCCTGTCGCTCGTGCCGCTCGAGCCTCGGTACATCTCGTCGGTCGACAGTGGCAACCTGGCCGGACACCTCCTGACGCTCCGGCCTGGACTGATCGCGCTTGCCGGCGAACCAATCCTGCCCGCGCGCGCCTTTCAGGGCCTGCGCGACACGATCGAGATCGTGGCCGAAACCACACGGGCCGCGCCGATGTCCGCGCTGTCGCCGCTGCAGCAGACACTCCACGCGGCCTGCGAATTCCCGCCGCAGACCATCGCGGCCGGCCGGTTGATCCTCGAACGCCTCGCGGTGGAGAGCCGCGCGCTGGCGACGGCGCTGACCAGCTCGGCCGATCACGTGGCGAGCCGATGGGCCTCCGCGGCGGCCAACCAGTGCCGCGATATCCTGGGCGATCTCGCGTGCGTGGCGCCCTGGGAGGGGCCATCCGCGCCCGCGACGCCCCAGGCACGCGTCCCAGAGTTCACCTCCATCCCGACGCTCGAGGAGTTGGCGGCGCTCGACAGTGAGTGGGCCGGCCCAGCCAGGGCCAGGATCGCGGCGATCGCCGGCCTCGCGGCGCGTGCGGTCGATCTGGCGGACATGGAGTGGGACTTCCTGTTCGACCGGACCCGCCAGGTTCTGTCGATAGGGTACAACGTCGCCGATCGTCGCCGCGATTCCAGCTACTACGACCTGCTCGCCTCGGAGGCGCGACTCAGCACGTTTGTCGCGATCGCACAGGGCCACCTGCCGCAGGAGAGCTGGTTCGCACTCGGCCGGTTGCTCACCACGGCCGCAGGCGAGCCGGTGCTGCTGTCGTGGAGCGGCTCGATGTTCGAGTACCTCATGCCGCTTGTCGTCATGCCCGGGTACGACGAGACACTGCTCGACCAGACATGCAAGGCGGCGGTCAAGCGCCAGATTGAATATGGCAGGCACTGCGGGGTGCCGTGGGGCATTTCCGAGTCGGGGTACAACCTGCTCGATGTGCGGCTCGCCTACCAGTACCGCGCGTTCGGCGTGCCTGGTCTCGGCCTCAAGCGCGGCCTCGCCGACGACCTCGTCGTGGCACCGTACGCGTCGGCTCTCGCGCTGATGGTGTCGCCCGCCGCCGCCTGCTCGAACCTGCAGCGGCTCGCCGCTGACGGCTTCGAAGGGGATCTCGGCTTCTACGAGGCAATCGACTATACGCCGACGCGCCTGCCGCGCGGTCACTCGCACGCGCTCGTCCGCGCCTACATGGCACATCACCAGGGGATGACATTCCTTTCGCTGGCGCAGGTGCTGCTCGATGGCCTGATGCAGAAGCGCTTTGCGTCCGACCCGGCCTTCCAGGCCACAGCCTTGCTGCTCCAGGAGCGGATCCCGCGCGTCAGCGCCTTCTACCTGCCGGCCACGCCCGCGTCGGACGCCCGCACGGCACCAGCCAGCACGCAGATCGCAGTGCGATCGATTAGCGGGCCAGACACCCCCGCTCCCGAGGTCCAACTGCTGTCGAACGGACGGTATCACCTCGTGGTCACCAACGCGGGCGGCGGTTACAGCCGGTGGAAGGAATTCGCTGTGACCCGCTGGCGCGAGGACGCGACGTCGGACAACTGGGGAACGTTCTGCTACCTCCGGGACGTCTCGAGTGGCGCCTTCTGGTCGGCCGCGCACCAGCCGACGCTGCAGCCGGCCGATCGGTTCGAGGTGGTGTTTTCCGAGGCCCGCGCCGAGTTCCGCAGCAGGAGCAACCAGATCGAGAGCTACCTCGAAATCGCCGTGTCGCCCGAAGACGATGTCGAATTGCGCCGGTTGCGGCTGACCAACTGCGGCCGCACGCGCCGCATGATTGAAGTGACGACGTACGCGGAGGTGGCGCTGGCCGCTCCGGCTGCCGACGCGCTCCACCCCGCGTTCAGCAACCTCTTCGTCCAGACCGAGGTTGTCCCCGATCAGCGTGCCATTCTCTGCACCAGGCGACCGCGATCGCGCGACGAGTCTTCCCCCTGGATGTTCCACCTGATGGCGGCGCACGGCGCGTCGGCCGGGAGCGCGCTCTCGTACGAGACGGATCGGCTCCGCTTCCTGGGCCGCGGGCGAACGCCAGCCGATCCGCGCGCGATGCGCGACTTCGGGCCTCTGTCCGGCGCAACCGGATCGGTACTTGATCCGATCGTCGCCATCCGCGGCCGGTACAGTATCGAGCCCGACGAGTCGATCACGATCGACATCGTCTCGGGCGTGGCCGAGACGCGCGGCGCCTGTCTGGGCCTCGTGAGCAAGTACCAGGACCGGAGGCTCGCCAATCGGGTGTTCGCCCTGGCGTCCACCCACGCGCAGGTCGTCCTGCGGCAGTTGAATGCCAGCGAATCGGACGCGCATCTCTATTGCCGCCTGGCCTCTTCGATCATCTACGCAAACCCGTCGCTGCGTGCCGATCCGGCCATCGTCATGACGAACCGGCGCGGGCAGTCCGCGTTGTGGGGCTCGTCGGTGTCAGGCGATCTGCCGATCGTACTGCTGCAGATCGGCGACGCGGCGCACATCGATCTGGTACGTCAGCTCGTGCAGGCCCACGCCTATTGGCGCTTGAAGGGGCTGGCGGTCGATCTGGTGATCTGGAACGAGGATCGCGCGGGATACCGGCAGTCGCTCCAGGAGCAGATCATCGGACTGATCGCGTCTGGCGTCGAGACCAACGCCCCGGCTCGTCCCGGCGCCGTGTTTGTCCGGCCTGCCGAACAGATCTCGAACGAGGACCGCGTGCTGTTCCAATCGGTCGCCAGGGTGATCATCACCGATGTCCACGGCTCGCTGGCCGACCAGATTGCCGGCCGGCAGCCCGACCCGCCGCCCACCCGATTCACGCCGACCCGGGTCATTCGCGCGTCGGATCCGGCGCCGCCGCCATTGCCACGCGGCGATCTCGTGTTCTTTAACGGGCGCGGCGGCTTCACGCCTGACGGTCGCGAGTACATCATCACGACCGGGCCCGAGACGGCGACCCCGGCGCCCTGGGTGAACGTGCTGGCGAACCCCGGATTCGGAACCGTGATCTCGGAGAGCGGTTCGGCGTACAGCTGGGCCGAGAACGCCCACGAATTCCGCCTGACGCCGTGGAACAACGACCCGGTGACTGACGCCGGTGGGGAAGCGATCTACGTCCGTGACGAGGAAAGCGGCCGGTTCTGGTCGCCGACGCCCCTGCCGGCAGGAACCGGCGGCCACTACACGACCCGCCATGGATTCGGCTACAGCGTGTTCGAGCACACCGAAGACGGCATCACGTCGGAGCTGTGGGTGTACGTCGATCTGGTGGCGCCGGTGAAATGGTCGGTCCTGAAGCTTCGCAACGGATCCGGCAGGGCGCGCCGCCTGTCAGCCACTGGCTACGTCGAATGGGTGCTGGGCGACCTCCGGGGCAAGTCCGCCCAGCACGTGGTCACGACGATCGATTCGGAGACCGGCGCCATTTTCGCCGAGAACACGTACAACGCCGAGTTTGCCGGCCGCACGGCCTTCTTTGATGCGGCCGACGCAAGCAGCGGCGTTTGTGGCGATCGCACCGAGTTCATCGGCCGCAACGGCACGCTCAGGCAGCCGGCGGCGATGTTGCGGTCGACGCTCTCCGGCCGCGTGGGAGGCGCGCTGGATCCGTGCGCGGCGATCCAGGTGGTCTTCGCGCTGGACGCGGGCGAAGAGCGCGAGATCGTCTTCAGGTTAGGCGCCGGGCGGGGCCAGGAAGACGCGGCAGGCCTGGTGAGGCGTGCCCGGGGTTCGGCTGCCGCACGCCGCGCGCTTGAAGAGGTGTGGGAGTACTGGAACCATACGCTCGGCGTCATCAACGTCGACACGCCCGACGCCGCGCTCAACACTCTGGCCAACGGCTGGCTCCTCTACCAGACCGTGGCGTGCCGGCTCTGGGGCCGAAGCGGCTTGTACCAGTCGGGAGGCGCCTTCGGCTTCCGCGACCAGTTGCAGGACGTAATGGCGCTGGTCCACGCCGAACCGCCGCTGGTCCGTCAGCACCTGTTGTTGTGCGCGTCGCGGCAGTTCCCGGAAGGCGACGTCCAGCACTGGTGGCATCCGCCCGGTGGTCGCGGCGTCCGCACGCATTGTTCGGACGACTACCTGTGGCTGCCGATGGCGGCGTGCCGCTATGTGGCGGCCACTGGCGACGCCGGCGTGCTCGATGAAATGGTCGCCTTCGTCGAAGGCCGTGCCGTGAACCCCGAGGAAGACTCCTACTACGACTTGCCCGCAACGTCCGAGAACCGCGCCAGCCTGTACACGCACTGTGTGCGTGCGATCGTGAGGGGCCTGCAGTTCGGCGCACACGGGTTGCCGCTGATTGGATCGGGAGACTGGAACGACGGTATGAACCTGGTTGGCGCCGGCGGACGGGGTGAGAGTGTCTGGCTGGGGTTCTTTCTCTACGCCGTCCTGATGCCGTTTGCCGACCTGGCCCGAAGGCACAACGACGCCGCCTTCGCGGATCGCTGCCTGTCGGAGGCGACGAAGGTGCGGCTCCATCTCGAAGAGAACGGCTGGGACGGGTCGTGGTACCGGCGTGCGTATTTCGACGATGGGTCGCCGCTCGGATCGTCGAGCAACCTCGAGTGTCAGATTGATTCGATTGCGCAGAGCTGGTCCGTGCTCTCCGGGGCCGCCGATCCGGCCCGCGCCCGCACCGCCCTGGACGCGGTGGACGCGCGGCTGGTTCGACGAGACGACGGCCTTGTCCGCCTGCTCGACCCGCCGTTCGACACCTCCACGCTCGACCCCGGGTATATCAAAGGATATGTGCCAGGTGTGCGCGAAAACGGGGGGCAGTATACACACGCGGCCATCTGGGCGGCGATGGCCTTCGCTGAACTCGGCGATGCGCGGCGCGCGTGGGACGTGTGGCGCCTGATCAACCCGCTCGCGCACGGGGCGTCACCGGCGGCGATCGAGACCTACAAAGTCGAGCCCTACGTGGTGGCCGCCGATGTCTACGCGGTGGACCCGCACGTCGGCCGCGGCGGATGGACCTGGTACACGGGGTCGGCCGCGTGGATGTACCGGCTGATCATCGAATCGCTGCTCGGCGTGACGCGGCTGGGCGACCAACTGCGAATTGCGCCGTGCCTCCCGGCGGACTGGCACGGTTTCACCGTGCATTACCGGTACGGCGAAACCGTCTATCATGTCGTCGTACACCAGACGCCCCCGGCGACCGGCGCCGAGCGGATCAGCGTCGACGGGCGCGATCAGGTTGGCATGGCGGTTGCGCTCGCCAACGATCGCGTGGAGCATGGCGTAGAGGTGTGGGTGCGATCGGCGAGTCGTACGTGA
- a CDS encoding type IV pilus twitching motility protein PilT → MAKIDAFFKLMHDQGASDLHLVSGQQPIIRIRGDVERVKFDVLDNDSLRAILYEIAPEHKVKVFEETGDVDFAYEIPGLARYRANFFQQKFGVAAVFREIPSKIQTCQELGLPSVISKLASLPRGLVLLTGPTGSGKSTTLAAIIDEANRTRRDHIITVEDPIEFVHTSQGCIVNHREVGVHTKSFSAALRAALREDPDIILVGELRDLETISLAVEAASTGHLVFGTLHTTSAAKTVDRIIEVFPSNQQAQIRSTLADGIRAVVAQILFKRIDKKGRCPALEILIANSAIRNLIRESKTFQIPSLIQVGKKFGMQLLDDAIMELLTKGWIDPDDAYNKCNDKTKFKPFLKRPPADFTEV, encoded by the coding sequence ATGGCAAAGATCGACGCGTTCTTCAAACTGATGCACGATCAGGGCGCCTCGGATCTCCATCTGGTGTCGGGCCAGCAACCGATCATCAGGATTCGGGGAGACGTGGAACGGGTGAAGTTTGACGTCCTGGACAATGACAGCCTGAGAGCGATCCTGTATGAGATTGCCCCCGAACATAAGGTCAAGGTCTTTGAGGAAACAGGCGACGTGGATTTCGCGTATGAGATCCCCGGGCTGGCGCGTTATCGGGCAAACTTCTTTCAGCAGAAGTTCGGCGTGGCGGCGGTGTTCCGGGAAATTCCAAGCAAGATCCAGACGTGTCAGGAACTCGGCCTCCCGTCGGTGATCTCAAAGCTCGCGTCCCTTCCGCGCGGGCTGGTGCTTCTCACCGGTCCCACGGGAAGCGGAAAATCGACGACGCTGGCTGCCATCATCGATGAAGCCAACCGCACCCGCAGGGACCACATCATTACGGTCGAAGACCCGATAGAGTTCGTCCACACCAGCCAGGGGTGCATCGTCAACCATCGGGAAGTGGGCGTTCATACGAAGAGCTTTTCGGCAGCTCTTCGCGCCGCATTGCGGGAGGACCCCGACATCATCCTGGTCGGCGAGTTGCGCGATTTGGAGACGATTTCCCTGGCCGTTGAGGCGGCCTCGACAGGACACCTGGTGTTCGGAACGCTGCACACGACCAGCGCCGCCAAGACAGTCGACCGCATCATAGAAGTATTCCCCTCGAACCAGCAGGCGCAGATTCGCTCGACACTCGCCGACGGCATCCGTGCGGTGGTCGCCCAGATTCTGTTCAAGCGAATCGACAAGAAGGGACGCTGCCCCGCGTTGGAAATCCTGATTGCCAACTCGGCAATCCGCAATCTGATCAGAGAATCCAAGACATTTCAGATTCCTTCGTTGATTCAGGTCGGCAAGAAGTTCGGGATGCAGCTCCTGGATGACGCCATTATGGAACTATTGACGAAGGGGTGGATTGATCCAGACGATGCGTATAACAAGTGTAACGACAAGACCAAGTTCAAGCCGTTCTTGAAGAGACCACCTGCGGACTTCACCGAGGTATAG
- a CDS encoding PilT/PilU family type 4a pilus ATPase: MRKQEIDFMLGKMLDAYEDLSDVNITVGKPLQVESAGVLKSVEIDPPIGILTPFQTEIFALNLINQDRRLTEALLADGSCDSSYELPGRARFRVNTFSQRGNYSVVLRKLETRIPTCEELNLPEAFHKMAAEKNGIILITGATGSGKTTSLAAILNEINDTQSVHIVTLEDPVEFAHPQKMATFNQREMGSDFSTFAGGLRAALRQAPKVILVGEMRDRETVEIALSAAETGHLVLSTLHTVDAGSTVNRALGMFSPEEEKQMRIRLADTVRWIVCQRLLPKEGGGRVGAFEILGANLRTKDAILHGESEGKTFYEIIQAGRAFGMITFDEHIVGLYENGSISEETARAYASNKSVVGRGVDAVKSGKGMATTDIGKLELDRSYRRPR, translated from the coding sequence ATGAGGAAGCAGGAAATCGATTTCATGTTGGGGAAGATGCTCGACGCCTACGAGGATTTGTCCGACGTGAACATCACCGTGGGGAAGCCGCTCCAGGTGGAGAGCGCCGGCGTGCTGAAGAGCGTGGAGATCGATCCGCCAATCGGCATTCTCACCCCTTTCCAGACCGAGATCTTCGCGCTGAATCTGATCAACCAGGACCGCAGGCTGACCGAAGCGCTGCTGGCGGACGGATCATGCGATTCTTCCTACGAACTCCCGGGCAGAGCCCGTTTTCGGGTCAACACCTTTTCTCAGCGGGGCAATTACTCCGTCGTGCTCAGGAAGCTCGAAACCAGGATCCCCACCTGTGAAGAACTGAATCTGCCGGAAGCCTTCCACAAGATGGCGGCAGAAAAAAACGGCATCATCCTGATCACCGGTGCCACGGGAAGCGGCAAGACCACGTCCCTGGCGGCCATCCTGAATGAAATCAACGACACCCAGTCCGTCCATATCGTCACGCTGGAGGACCCCGTCGAGTTTGCCCACCCTCAGAAGATGGCGACCTTCAACCAGCGGGAAATGGGATCGGATTTCAGCACGTTTGCGGGCGGCCTGCGCGCCGCTCTCCGGCAGGCCCCCAAGGTGATCCTGGTCGGAGAAATGCGGGACCGGGAAACCGTGGAAATAGCCCTCAGCGCAGCGGAAACAGGACACCTGGTTCTCAGCACGCTTCATACCGTGGACGCCGGCAGCACCGTCAACCGTGCGCTCGGCATGTTTTCCCCGGAGGAGGAGAAGCAGATGCGGATCAGGCTGGCCGATACCGTGCGGTGGATCGTCTGCCAGCGGTTGCTTCCCAAGGAAGGAGGCGGGCGGGTGGGCGCCTTCGAGATCCTGGGGGCGAACCTGCGCACAAAGGACGCCATACTGCACGGGGAATCGGAGGGCAAGACGTTCTATGAAATCATCCAGGCCGGAAGAGCCTTCGGCATGATTACGTTTGATGAGCACATCGTTGGTCTGTACGAAAACGGATCGATTTCAGAAGAGACGGCCCGGGCGTATGCCTCCAACAAGAGCGTTGTGGGAAGAGGCGTCGACGCCGTCAAGAGCGGCAAGGGCATGGCCACGACTGATATCGGCAAGTTGGAGCTGGACAGGAGCTACCGCAGGCCGCGGTAG